In Daphnia pulicaria isolate SC F1-1A chromosome 9, SC_F0-13Bv2, whole genome shotgun sequence, a single genomic region encodes these proteins:
- the LOC124313152 gene encoding SEC14-like protein 2: MDQLDEESKLALTEFKERVQDCASKLLDTRDEFYLKWLVARSYNVAEAEKMLRASLAWRQANGVDDILNWTPPEVLQKYYSLGKLGHDKFNCPVYISAQGNMDLRGIFQSITKKDFMRFQAYTTERINKEMREESLRTGTNKNCQVVFIGDMTGLSMRQMTYKPVMDAGSEQTKVYESNYPENIRRMFIINAPKIFTVIFNIIKPFLHQATLDKIRIFGYDKEEWAAALLEEIEADNLPLYYGGTMVDPDGDPKCPSKFNMGGEVPYSYYLSNSAPVPKDYMETINIIAGAGGFKKLKYKIDVANSILRWEFMTEGGDIGFRVYYKSDEEGIVDLVPLSRIESHLITEEGQYICEDPGKYVVVFDNTFSILRPKKVRYYVVVNPPGSQTTAVVG, from the exons ATGGATCAGCTGGATGAAGAATCAAAGCTTGCCCTCACGGAg TTTAAAGAACGGGTTCAGGATTGCGCTAGTAAGTTGTTGGATACGAGGGATGAATTCTACCTGAAATGGCTCGTCG CTCGGTCTTATAATGTCGCCGAAGCCGAGAAAATGCTACGAGCA TCACTGGCGTGGCGACAGGCGAATGGAGTGGACGACATTTTAAATTGGACTCCCCCTGAAGTCCTCCAGAAATATTATTCCCTGGGAAAACTAGGACATGACAAATTCAACTGCCCCG TTTACATTTCCGCTCAGGGAAATATGGATTTGCGGGGGATTTTCCAGTCCATCACCAAGAAGGATTTCATGCGTTTCCAAGCCTACACGACCGAAAGGATCAACAAGGAAATGCGGGAGGAAAGTTTGCGCACAGGAACCAATAAAAATTGCCAGGTGGTGTTCATCGGTGACATGACGGGCCTCTCAATGAGGCAAATGACATACAAGCCAG TTATGGACGCCGGAAGCGAACAAACGAAAGTTTACGAATCAAATTATCCGGAAAATATTCGTCGAATGTttatt atcaaCG CGCCAAAGATTTTTACAGTTATCTTCAACATTATCAAACCTTTCCTGCATCAAGCTACACTTGACAAGATAAGGATTTTCGGATACGACAAAGAAGAATGGGCAGCCGCTTTACTGGAAGAAATAGAAGCTGATAACTTACCGCTTTACTACGGAGGCACTATGGTCGATCCTGACGGTGATCCAAAATGTCCTAGCAAG TTCAACATGGGCGGAGAAGTTCCTTATTCGTATTACCTGAGCAACAGCGCACCTGTGCCCAAGGATTACATGGAAACCATCAACATCATAGCCGGAGCAGGTGGATTTAAGAAACTGAAATACAAAATCGATGTCGCCAATTCAATTTTGAG ATGGGAATTTATGACAGAGGGAGGAGACATCGGCTTCAGAGTCTATTACAAAAGTGACGAGGAAGGTATTGTAGACTTGGTACCGTTGAGTCGGATAGAAAGTCACCTGATCACAGAAGAAGGCCAATACATTTGCGAGGACCCAGGGAaat ACGTGGTGGTGTTTGATAACACTTTCAGCATTTTACGACCCAAGAAAGTCCGTTACTACGTCGTCGTCAATCCACCCGGAAGTCAAACAACTGCCGTTGTcggatga
- the LOC124313138 gene encoding SEC14-like protein 2 isoform X1 — protein sequence MESLLDQLDEPSKRALKEFKERVQDCTSKLLDTRDEFYLKWLIARSYSVIEAEKMFRASLAWRQANGIDDILKWTPPEVLLKYFSFGKIGYDKLYSPVYVCAQGQMDLRGILQSVTKKDFMRYQTYMTERINKEMREESLRTGENQNCQMTFIADMMGLSMRQMSYKPVMDAGREQTKNYESNYPENIRRIFIINAPKIFTVIFNIIKPFLHQATLDKMRIFGSDKEEWAAALLEEIEADNLPLHYGGTMVDPDGDPKCPSKFNMGGEVPYSYYLSNSAPVPKDYMETINIIAGAGGFKKLKYKIDVVNSILRWEFMTEGGDIGFRVYYKSDEEGIVDLVPLSRIESHLVMEEGEFICYNPGKYVVVFDNTFSILRPKKVRYYVAVDPPVPGSPTTAIV from the exons ATGGAGTCGCTTCTGGATCAACTGGATGAACCATCCAAGCGTGCGCTAAAAGAG TTTAAAGAACGGGTTCAGGATTGCACTAGCAAGTTGTTGGATACGAGGGATGAATTCTATCTGAAATGGCTTATCG CTCGATCTTACAGTGTCATCGAAGCCGAGaagatgttccgggca TCACTGGCGTGGCGACAAGCCAATGGAATCGAcgacattttaaaatggaCTCCTCCTGAAGTTCTCctcaaatatttttcctttgggAAAATTGGATATGACAAACTCTACAGTCCTG TTTATGTTTGCGCTCAGGGACAAATGGATTTACGAGGAATTTTGCAGTCGGTcacgaaaaaagatttcatGCGATACCAAACGTACATGACGGAAAGGATCAACAAGGAAATGCGGGAAGAGAGTTTGCGCACCGGAGAAAATCAAAACTGCCAAATGACGTTCATCGCTGACATGATGGGTCTCTCAATGAGGCAAATGTCTTACAAGCCAG TTATGGACGCGGGACGTGAACAGACGAAGAATTACGAATCAAATTATCCGGAAAATATTCGTCGAATCTTCATTATCAACG CGCCCAAGATTTTTACGGTCATCTTCAACATTATAAAACCTTTCCTGCATCAAGCTACACTTGACAAGATGAGGATTTTCGGAAGTGACAAAGAAGAATGGGCAGCCGCTTTACTGGAAGAAATAGAAGCCGATAACTTACCGCTTCACTACGGGGGCACGATGGTCGATCCTGACGGAGATCCAAAATGTCCTAGCAAG TTCAACATGGGCGGAGAAGTTCCTTATTCGTATTACCTGAGCAACAGCGCACCTGTGCCCAAGGATTACATGGAAACTATTAACATCATCGCCGGAGCAGGCGGatttaagaaattgaaatacaaaattGATGTCGTGAATTCAATTTTGAG ATGGGAGTTTATGACAGAGGGAGGAGACATCGGTTTCAGAGTCTATTACAAAAGTGACGAGGAAGGGATCGTCGACTTGGTACCTTTGAGCAGAATTGAAAGTCACCTGGTGATGGAAGAAGGCGAATTCATTTGCTACAACCCAGGGAaat ACGTGGTGGTGTTTGATAACACTTTCAGCATTTTACGGCCCAAGAAAGTCCGTTACTACGTCGCTGTCGATCCTCCAGTACCCGGAAGTCCAACAACGGCAATTGTCTAA
- the LOC124313138 gene encoding SEC14-like protein 2 isoform X2 has product MESLLDQLDEPSKRALKEFKERVQDCTSKLLDTRDEFYLKWLIARSYSVIEAEKMFRASLAWRQANGIDDILKWTPPEVLLKYFSFGKIGYDKLYSPVYVCAQGQMDLRGILQSVTKKDFMRYQTYMTERINKEMREESLRTGENQNCQMTFIADMMGLSMRQMSYKPVMDAGREQTKNYESNYPENIRRIFIINAPKIFTVIFNIIKPFLHQATLDKMRIFGSDKEEWAAALLEEIEADNLPLHYGGTMVDPDGDPKCPSKFNMGGEVPYSYYLSNSAPVPKDYMETINIIAGAGGFKKLKYKIDVVNSILRWEFMTEGGDIGFRVYYKSDEEGIVDLVPLSRIESHLVTEEGQYICEDPGKYVVVFDNTFSILRPKKVRYYVAVDPPGSPTTAVVE; this is encoded by the exons ATGGAGTCGCTTCTGGATCAACTGGATGAACCATCCAAGCGTGCGCTAAAAGAG TTTAAAGAACGGGTTCAGGATTGCACTAGCAAGTTGTTGGATACGAGGGATGAATTCTATCTGAAATGGCTTATCG CTCGATCTTACAGTGTCATCGAAGCCGAGaagatgttccgggca TCACTGGCGTGGCGACAAGCCAATGGAATCGAcgacattttaaaatggaCTCCTCCTGAAGTTCTCctcaaatatttttcctttgggAAAATTGGATATGACAAACTCTACAGTCCTG TTTATGTTTGCGCTCAGGGACAAATGGATTTACGAGGAATTTTGCAGTCGGTcacgaaaaaagatttcatGCGATACCAAACGTACATGACGGAAAGGATCAACAAGGAAATGCGGGAAGAGAGTTTGCGCACCGGAGAAAATCAAAACTGCCAAATGACGTTCATCGCTGACATGATGGGTCTCTCAATGAGGCAAATGTCTTACAAGCCAG TTATGGACGCGGGACGTGAACAGACGAAGAATTACGAATCAAATTATCCGGAAAATATTCGTCGAATCTTCATTATCAACG CGCCCAAGATTTTTACGGTCATCTTCAACATTATAAAACCTTTCCTGCATCAAGCTACACTTGACAAGATGAGGATTTTCGGAAGTGACAAAGAAGAATGGGCAGCCGCTTTACTGGAAGAAATAGAAGCCGATAACTTACCGCTTCACTACGGGGGCACGATGGTCGATCCTGACGGAGATCCAAAATGTCCTAGCAAG TTCAACATGGGCGGAGAAGTTCCTTATTCGTATTACCTGAGCAACAGCGCACCTGTGCCCAAGGATTACATGGAAACTATTAACATCATCGCCGGAGCAGGCGGatttaagaaattgaaatacaaaattGATGTCGTGAATTCAATTTTGAG ATGGGAGTTTATGACAGAAGGAGGAGACATTGGCTTCAGAGTCTATTACAAAAGTGACGAGGAAGGTATTGTGGACTTGGTACCTTTGAGTCGGATTGAAAGTCACCTGGTCACGGAAGAAGGCCAATACATTTGCGAGGACCCAGGAAAAT ACGTGGTGGTGTTTGATAACACTTTCAGCATTTTACGACCCAAGAAAGTCCGTTACTACGTCGCTGTCGATCCACCCGGAAGTCCAACAACTGCCGTTGTCGaatga